The Sediminicola sp. YIK13 genomic sequence TGCCAAAACAACATCGGTTTGGTGGGATAATACGTTTACCAAAGACAAGGCAGAAACAAAAGAGGATATAGTACGGCTGGCATTTGATGAGGCAATTGCATCTTTGAAAGCAGATTTAGGTGAAGATAGTGCCCAATGGACATGGGACAAAGTACATACGCTGGAACATGGGCATCCAATAGGACAGGTAGCATCATTGCGGCGTTTTTTTAATGTGGGACCTTTCCCAGTAATTGGCGCTAGGGAAGTAATAAACAATATGGGGTTTCCCTATGACAACACTAGATTTTATAAGGTGAATTCAGGACCGTCGACCAGACGCATTGTGGATTTTTCGGATATCGAAAATAGCAGAAGTATCCTTCCCACCGGACAATCAGGGAATCCGTTCAGTCCTCATTATGAAGACCAGGCAGAGATGTACATCAATGGCGAATTTCGTAAAATGATGATGAATGAACTGGAAATAAAAAAGACATCTGAAAACATTCTGATTTTCCAACCAACTAAACGCAAGAAAAGTAACAATTGAAGAACTTTTTTTAAAAAGAACAGCTACAAATTACACTTCTATTCATCGAAAATAGTAGATACCTAAAAATTTTAATTACTTTTAGGGAGAAACAAGTCTATTTTTTATGTTGTCAAAAGTTTATGGAAGCGCAGTATTTGGGGTGGAGGCCACCACTATTGTTGTTGAGGTGAATGTTGACAAGGGCATAGGGTACCATTTGGTTGGTTTACCCGATAATGCCATTAAAGAGAGTAATTATAGAATTGCCGCAGCCTTACAGAACAATGGATATAAAATTCCAGGCAAAAAGATCACTATTAATATGGCCCCAGCCGATATGCGCAAAGAAGGTTCGGCCTATGATCTCACCCTTGCCTTGGGAATATTAACCGCTTCCAATCAAATTAAATCAGAAAACATAGACAAATACATCATCATGGGAGAACTCTCCTTAGATGGTAGCCTGCAACCTATTAAAGGCGCCTTGCCTATAGCCATAAAGGCGAAAGAAGAGGGGTTTAAAGGGTTTATCCTGCCTAAAGAAAATGCGCGGGAAGCTGCAATTGTAAGTGATTTGGAAGTATATGGTATAGATAATATAAAGGAAGTCACTGCTTTTTTTGACAGTGAATCACCTTTAGAGCAGACCATTATAGATACTAGGGAGGAGTTTTATAAGAGCTTGGATTTTCCGGAATTTGATTTTTCGGATGTAAAAGGGCAGGAAAGCATTAAGCGCTGTATGGAAATAGCAGCTGCAGGAGGTCATAACATCATTCTTATTGGTCCCCCTGGAGCAGGGAAGACCATGTTGGCCAAGCGTTTGCCCTCTATATTGCCTCCAATGACCCTACATGAGGCCCTAGAGACCACCAAAATTCACAGTGTGGTGGGAAAGATCAAGAATATGGGATTAATGAACCAACGTCCCTTTCGGAGTCCACATCATACCATTAGTGATGTGGCATTGGTAGGAGGGGGCGCCTATCCACAACCTGGGGAAATCTCACTTTCCCATAATGGAGTTCTATTTTTGGATGAACTTCCTGAATTTAAACGTGGGGTCTTGGAAGTAATGCGCCAACCCTTAGAGGATAGGGAGGTCACCATTTCCCGAGCACGGTTTACGGTGACCTATCCCAGTAGTTTTATGTTAGTAGCGAGTATGAACCCTAGTCCCAGTGGTTATTTTAATGATCCCGATGCTCCGGTAACTTCTTCTCCGGCCGAAATACAGCGGTATTTGAGCAAGGTATCGGGACCTTTGTTGGACCGTATAGATATTCATATAGAAGTAACACCAGTACCCTTTGAAAAGTTGTCAGAAGATCGTAAAGGTGAGGGAAGTGTTGAAATAAGAAAGCGTGTTACTTCGGCAAGGGAATTACAGACCTTAAGGTTCGACGGTTTGGAACATGTACACTACAATGCACAGATGAATACCAAACATATTCGGCAGTACTGCAAACTGGACGATGCCTCAAAATCCTTGTTGAAAAATGCCATGGAAAGGCTGAACCTTTCTGCCAGGGCATATGATAGGATACTCAAAGTGGCCAGAACCATTGCTGATCTGGACAATTCCCAGGAAATTGATGGCAATCATATCGGCGAAGCTATACAGTACAGATCACTGGATAGGGAAGGATGGCTGGGGTAAAATGCTGATCTATGCGTATGTATAATACTATTTAACAGTGAATTATGGAATTTTATTAAGCGACAATTGTATATTTAAGAACAACTAAATTAAAAATCACCTTATGACATCAAAAATGAAGCTAAAATCAATTTTATTGGCATTTCTCAGTATGAGTTTTGTTTTGACTTCTTGCAAGACCGAGAAAAAGGTTGAAGAAACAGCAAAACTTTCCATCGATTTTGAAAAATACGAATTGGATAATGGTTTGGATGTAGTCCTCCATCAAGATAAAAGTGATCCTATAGTATCCCTTGCCATCCAATATGGGGTTGGTTCCAATAGGGAAAAAACCGGACGTACGGGATTTGCGCATTTGTTTGAGCATATGTTGTTCCAAGAATCGGAGAATGTAGGTCAGGACCAGTTCTTCAAAAAAATACAAGATGCCGGGGGAACCCTTAACGGAGGGACTTGGAAAGACGGTACCGTTTACTACGAGGTAGTTCCAAAAAATGCTATGGAAATGATCATGTGGCTGGAAAGCGACCGTATGGGTTATTTGATCAATACTGTTACGGAATCGGCCTTTAACAATCAGCAGGAAGTAGTACAGAATGAAAAAAGACAGCGAGTGGATAACAATCCATATGGGCATACAGGCTGGGTGCTGGACAAAAATCTATATCCGGAAGGCCATCCCTACAATTGGCAAGTAATTGGGGAACTTGTAGAT encodes the following:
- a CDS encoding YifB family Mg chelatase-like AAA ATPase, with amino-acid sequence MLSKVYGSAVFGVEATTIVVEVNVDKGIGYHLVGLPDNAIKESNYRIAAALQNNGYKIPGKKITINMAPADMRKEGSAYDLTLALGILTASNQIKSENIDKYIIMGELSLDGSLQPIKGALPIAIKAKEEGFKGFILPKENAREAAIVSDLEVYGIDNIKEVTAFFDSESPLEQTIIDTREEFYKSLDFPEFDFSDVKGQESIKRCMEIAAAGGHNIILIGPPGAGKTMLAKRLPSILPPMTLHEALETTKIHSVVGKIKNMGLMNQRPFRSPHHTISDVALVGGGAYPQPGEISLSHNGVLFLDELPEFKRGVLEVMRQPLEDREVTISRARFTVTYPSSFMLVASMNPSPSGYFNDPDAPVTSSPAEIQRYLSKVSGPLLDRIDIHIEVTPVPFEKLSEDRKGEGSVEIRKRVTSARELQTLRFDGLEHVHYNAQMNTKHIRQYCKLDDASKSLLKNAMERLNLSARAYDRILKVARTIADLDNSQEIDGNHIGEAIQYRSLDREGWLG